GGGACCGTCATCCGCAAGGCCAGGCGGTACAAACCCTGCCGCTGCTGAGTATCGAAAAAATCGGCGATGCGCCGCCGCAAACCCTGCCCCCGGCAGTGTTGCAGCGCCCTCTGGATGGGGTACGTGTACTCGACCTGACCCGCATCATCGCCGGACCGGTCTGCGGCCGCACATTGGCGGCACACGGCGCCGACGTCCTGCTGGTGACGGCGCCGCAATTACCGGCCATCGGTCCCTTGGTGATCGACACCGGACGCGGCAAACGCTCTTGCCAGCTTGACTTGCGGCAGGCAGACGACCACCGCACGCTGAGTCATCTGCTGCATGAGACCGACATCTTTGTGCAAGGCTATCGCCCGGGTGGATTGGATGCCTTGGGCTTCGGACCGACAGCGGCGGCAAAAAAACGGCCTGGGATCATTTATGTATCGCTATCGGCCTATGGCCATGTCGGTCCGTGGGCCGGACGGCGCGGTTTCGATTCCCTGGTGCAGACCGCCAGCGGCTTCAACCATGCAGAAGCGCAAGCAGCACATAGCGAACAACCCAAACCACTGCCGATGCAGGTGCTGGATCACGCGGCCGGCTACCTGATGGCGGCGGGCGCCATGAGTGCGCTGGCAAGGCGGGTAACCGAAGGCGGCAGCTGGCATGTACGGGTATCGCTGGCGCAAACCGGGAACTGGCTGCGCCAGTTGGGCCGCATCGAAAATGGCCAGGCTACCGCCGATAGCGGTTTCGAACAAGTGCAGGATCTGCTGGAACACAGCGATTCGGGTTTCGGCCGCCTGACTGCCGTCACGCATGCTGCGCACCTATCGGCAACGCCGGCTTACTGGGCGCGGCCTTCGGTTCCTCTGGGAACCGATGCCGCAAGCTGGTAAGCGAGCAGATTCATAACCGATCACCGCCTGGGCAGTCCCGCGATCAACCAAATACGTGGCGCATGCAGATGTGCGCAATCCCGGCTTCGTAGAATTCATCGCCGTCGCGGCTGAAACCATGGCGGCTGTAGA
This DNA window, taken from Collimonas arenae, encodes the following:
- a CDS encoding CoA transferase yields the protein MSSSSIPHSAQTTPDPHEALRQVWHALGQADAALSQVSLSGSDPVLPSSFAVGTAAQVSIAAAGLAAAELWHLRSQVRQRVSVDMRHAAAEFRSERYFRVNGASSDEIWDKIAGTYCCGDGRWVRLHTNFPLHRDGVLKLLQCEHDRASVGQALQKWAAEDFEDAAANAGLVVTAMRSFDEWDRHPQGQAVQTLPLLSIEKIGDAPPQTLPPAVLQRPLDGVRVLDLTRIIAGPVCGRTLAAHGADVLLVTAPQLPAIGPLVIDTGRGKRSCQLDLRQADDHRTLSHLLHETDIFVQGYRPGGLDALGFGPTAAAKKRPGIIYVSLSAYGHVGPWAGRRGFDSLVQTASGFNHAEAQAAHSEQPKPLPMQVLDHAAGYLMAAGAMSALARRVTEGGSWHVRVSLAQTGNWLRQLGRIENGQATADSGFEQVQDLLEHSDSGFGRLTAVTHAAHLSATPAYWARPSVPLGTDAASW